The following nucleotide sequence is from Hevea brasiliensis isolate MT/VB/25A 57/8 chromosome 7, ASM3005281v1, whole genome shotgun sequence.
cggagcaaaagtctcatcaaaatcaataccttcctcttgattatatccttgagctactaatcTAGCCTTATTTCTAATGACATGccctttatcatccattttgttcCTAAAAACCCACTTGGTACTAATGATAGAATGATTTCTAGTCCTAGGAATAAGTTTCcatactttatttctctcaaattgattgagttcttcTTGCATAGCAAGAATCCAACTCTCATCACTTTGAGCTTCATTATAAGACTTTGGTTCAAGTTGAGAAACAAATGCAACATTACCAAAGTATTTTCGAAGTTGCACTCTTGTCATcattttttgtgaagggctaTCAATAATGTCCTCCTTTGGATGATCTCTATGATATCTCCATTCTTGAGGTAGGTCATCATGATGTGGTTCAtcaatttggagttcttcaatattgggcaatacttcttgatcaccttcttgatctttctcattagcatTTTTATTAACAACATCATTCCCAATTGCACTTTGGGGCTCAATAGGTTgactttatttcttttgagtCTCATCCTTTTTTCTTCCAAAAATTTTacctagttcatcatcatcacaaACAATCTTTCTTTCCAAGAAGTTGTTAGTGTCATCAAATACAACATGAATGGTTTCCTCAACTAACAAAGTTCTCCTATTAAAGACTCTATAAGCTTTGCTATGCATTGAATATCCTAGAAAAATACCTTCATCTGATTTTACATCAAACTTTTTGAGGTTATCCTTCTTTTTGTTCAAAATATAACACTTACAACTAAATCCATGAAAGTAAGAAGTGTTAGGCTTCCTCCTTTTCCATAATTCATAAGAGGTTTTCTTTAAAATTGGCCTAATCATTGCTCTATTCAAGATATAGCAAGCAGTGTTTATGGCTTCTGCCCAAAAGTATTTTGGAAGACTGTGTTCACtaagcattgttcttgccatttcttataaagttttatttttcctctctacaactccattttgttgtggggttctaggagctgaaaagttATGAAAAATGCCATTGTTTGAACAAAATTCATCAAAAGATTGGTTTTCAAACTGTCTCCCATGATCACTTCTAATGGAGGAAATGGGTAAGCCTTTTTCACTTTGTACTTTCTTACAAAAAGTTATAAATACACTAAAAGTTTCATCCTTATGTGCAAGAAAATATGTCCATGTATACCTAGTGTAATCATCTACTATGACCAAAGTATATGCTTTACCACCAAGACTTATAGGTTTAATAGGACCAAACAAATCAAGATGTAATAACTCAAGAGGTCTAGATGTTGaaacaacattttttgatttaaaagaaaCTTTGGTTTGTTTCCCAAGAGAACAAGGCTTGCGAAACATGGTCTTTTTCAAAGTTAATTTTTGGCAAACCTTTAACAAGGTCATATCttaaaagttttgaaatcacatgcatactagcatgaccaagtcttctatgccacaaccaACTATCTTCTTCAAGAGATACAAGACATCTTTCATTtccattttcaataatatttaaatCAAGCAAATATACATTTTCACTTCTAGGTGCAATGAATAATGTATGATCATTATGCAAACTTCtaatctcacaatgtgtagaatTAAAAATAACTTTGTAACATTTATCACATAGTTGACTTACACTaagattattgaatttcaaaccttcaactaGTGCGACATCCTTTATGCTTGGATTTTTCCCAATAGAGCCACTTCCAATGATGTAAGCTTTGCCTTTGTCACCAAATCTCACATGTCCACCACTTTTCAAGGTAAGGTTTGAGAATTTTTCTTTATCTCCAGTCATGTGTCTTGAGCAAGCACTATCAACATACCATTGTTCACACTCTTGCTTGCTTCTAAGACATACCTAAAATTTATTGACTatttcttaggtacccaagcaagttTGGGTCCTTGAGGGTTAGAGACATTAGGAATtattcctttaggcacccatatcCTTTTTACTTTTGAGGAACCTTTCCTTATGGGACAATGACTAACCATGTGACCATTTTGGTTACAATAGAAGCAAATGAcatttgataatgaatgagatgaagcttttacaaagaaatttttgtattttccataGTGCATGAATCCATCATAACCAAGACTAGATTTTTTATTTGATAATCTTTGAGAACCAAGTAACATATCAAGAATTTGTGTGCCATTTATGAATTTAgctaaatcatttgtcaaagattcCACCTTAGTTTCTAAAATCCTGTTTTTCTCAATGAGTTTTTCACAAGCAATTTTTGAATCTTCTAACTCCTTATTCATCTCATCAAACAAgagcatttgatttttataaaactTATTTTCTTGTACAATAATGCTCATTGAATCATTTTTAGCTCTTAAGGAAGCAATTTCTTTGTTTAAAGCAGAACATTTTTTCTTATAAACTTTAtattcttcatataatttggCAAATGCATCTTCATAATCCTCAATACTAAGAGAGTCAGAATTATTTACCTCAGTGTTGATTTCTCTTTGTTGGGAACTTCCTGGTTTATCCTCTTCTAGAGCCATGAGGCAAATGTGTGCAACCTCCTTGTCACTAGAGTTATCACTTGAGGAATCATCACTATCCATCCAACCAGCAACCAAGGCTTTCTTGCTCTTGTCCTTTGAATTCTTCTTTTTCAGTTTAAGACAATTTAGCTTGATGTGACCAGGTTTGTTGCATTCAAAGCATTTAATCTCACTTTGATCCTTGCTTGTTTCTTGTATTTCGAACCTCCCTTTTTGAATGCTTTCTTAAATCTTCTTGTAATCATGGCAAGATCATCTTCATCACTTGAACTATTGGAGCTGTCACTTGAGGTAGCGTTAAAAGCTATAGTTTTCCTTAATTCATCCTCTTGGCCTGACTTTAAGGCAattcctctctttttcttttcatcatctaCATTACTCTTGCTCTTGTCATAAAGCATTTCATGAGCAATAAGAGAACCAATCAGCTCATCATAAGTGAATTTGGAGAAATCTTTGGTGTCAAAGATCACTGTAACTTTTGTTTCCCATGATTTAGGTAGTGACCTCAAGACTTTCTTGACTAACTCTTCTTCAGTGAATTCTTTTTCAAGAGCTTTGAGAACATTCACCAGATCAGTAAATCTTGTGCTCATTTCTGAAATGGTTTctccaggtttcatctcaaatagttCATATTCCCGAATAAGCTTATTTGCTTTTGATTCCTTCACTTGATTAGTCCCTTCAAGTTTATCCCACACTTCTTTTGCAGATATACAAcctgaaatacgattatactcaGTTGCATCAAGTCACAATGAAGAATGTTTAATGCTTTAGCATTTAAAGAAACTTTCTTCCAATCAAGTTCATTATATTCATCTTCTAGTTTTTCTCTATAACCATCAGCATGCAATTCTAATGGAATTTCAGGACCTTTAACAATTCTTTGCCATGCTTCAATATCAAGAGATTGAATAAAGTTTCTCATCCTCACTGTCCAGAAAGAATAATTAAAACCATTAAACAAAGGTGGTCTAGTGATAAAGTGTCCTTTAGCTAAAGGTGCAGGGATACCAGCTGTGTTAGATGTGCCAGCCATTGTAGGATCTCTCTAAGGTGTTTAAAaatcaagcaagagagacaagctctgatatcaattttttgtcccaaagaaagtgaccaaaaggggggtgaattggacactttagacaattttttaGTCCTTACTTAAAACTTAATGAAAAATTGAGGCTTTGCATTTCTATGTATGTGTATAACTCTGTTCCTAGGATGTAATTTAAGTAATCAATCAAGTTATGCACAAATACTAGctcatacacaaaataattacttAATATCAAGTGTATTTTCTCACATAAAACTCAGAGTTTGCAAGTTTAATTATTTAACCTTAGTATTAACTCAATAAAACAAATTCTCAACAAATTCAATATATAATCAGAgaatcaaagtgctgaaaattaaagagttaagggaagaagagaatcaaacacaatgtttatagtggttcggctctcttagcctacatccactcttcccaaagtcccactttgagagtcactcCACTATTTAATCTTTTCAACAGGCAAGATTCAATGCCTTTACAATCTCAGCAAGCTTTCCAGGTGCTTGAGGACCTTTACAATGTCTTTGCTTCCCACAAAagaccacaagcttcacaaggtgcttgaaaacctctcacaagcttcacaaggtgcttgaaaactttccacaagtgtgtcctcacacttacataaccttaaataggttttggtgtagaagaaatcactctcaataactctcaGATACATAATTTAATGCTAgaagattgagagagaagatttgccacttaagctcaagagtatttgaatgaaagctttaaaaataCCACAATAAATTCACAATGAATAAGAGCACTTTAATTATTTAGAATTAtagtaaatgatgccttttataggtgcttttcattgccaaaaacgtctgctggagagtgtgtctaacggctctttaattttcaaaaaactagTCGTTATTACTTAGAAAGTCGTGCAGCAGAGTTGAGTCAGGTCAgatcataaaaataattaactaaaattttcatcggTTAACTAGTTTTGTAAGACATAGAATTTTAGACATCAAAACTAGTTAGCTAATTTTCGCAAGGGTTAACTAATTTCGCTACTGTCtgacttaaattttgaaattttgagtttttgaagaaatgttgtaaaaattattttgaccattcaaaaaccttagaaatgatataaaaatactttctaaactcttgaatctaaaaacaaaattgattttaggtcttaaatgacataaattctccaatcttgtacaatgaacctaagaacttaatttctatcttatttcttcatggactttgattcgtcttgtgttataGAAGATGATAAACTCCTTTTATATCAACCATGTCAATAGAATAGTCCTTCCATCAATATCTTTGCATATCATGACCTATAAGATCACTTTaaatacttatgcacaaagggttaatgtatctttcattaagttttgttatcatcaaaatcaagctcATTATAGCTTACAAGGCCTACAATACTAAAGTGTGATATAGTACAAATTtaaagactaaataattaattttttaaaatatagggattaaagtgtaatataatacaaaacttagggattaattaattaattttttaaaattcaaggactaaaatataatatagtgCAAAATCAAAAAACCAAATTATAAATTTCCTATATCTTTAtatgtatataaaataaaatttaattaaattatgctATAGAAAAAAAAGAGGACTTTTAGATTTTTTTACACTTGCTAAGAAAATGTTTATTCTTTAACTTATTTTAAAATACTTCAATCGGTACATGTGAAAAATAGGTTAATTCTActattattttagttaaattctCATTAATGTGAATCAAAGGAATAGCCTCGTGACCTCTAATTTCTATACAAATGACACGTGGAGTATAAATACTATTTTTAACTTCTATTCTGATGGATTAAATATCTTTCACAAGGAATCGTAGTAAAAtatgatgatttt
It contains:
- the LOC131181317 gene encoding uncharacterized protein LOC131181317; translation: MAGTSNTAGIPAPLAKGHFITRPPLFNGFNYSFWTVRMRNFIQSLDIEAWQRIVKGPEIPLELHADGCISAKEVWDKLEGTNQVKESKANKLIREYELFEMKPGETISEMSTRFTDLVNVLKALEKEFTEEELVKKVLRSLPKSWETKVTVIFDTKDFSKFTYDELIGSLIAHEMLYDKSKSNVDDEKKKRGIALKSGQEDELRKTIAFNATSSDSSNSSSDEDDLAMITRRFKKAFKKGGSKYKKQARIKNSKDKSKKALVAGWMDSDDSSSDNSSDKEVAHICLMALEEDKPGSSQQREINTEVNNSDSLSIEDYEDAFAKLYEEYKVYKKKCSALNKEIASLRAKNDSMSIIVQENKFYKNQMLLFDEMNKELEDSKIACEKLIEKNRILETKVESLTNDLAKFINGTQILDMLLGSQRLSNKKSSLGYDGFMHYGKYKNFFVCLRSKQECEQWYVDSACSRHMTGDKEKFSNLTLKSGGHVRFGDKGKAYIIGSGSIGKNPSIKDVALVEGLKFNNLSDNLKKFDVKSDEGIFLGYSMHSKAYRVFNRRTLLVEETIHVVFDDTNNFLERKIVCDDDELGKIFGRKKDETQKK